A section of the Methanobrevibacter arboriphilus JCM 13429 = DSM 1125 genome encodes:
- a CDS encoding SpoIIE family protein phosphatase, which yields MNIDESRLNYDSYSSKLIILIICSIIFIIIAIPFRYFFPVLNISQLRPSSALPPAFGMMFGFWGALGAALGDLVSDIIIGYPLVIVVFGFIANFLFGYISYKLWYSFNIGDKLTKPRLDTLNNLLKFIIVITTTSLIMTALLSFLLESVGILSFVSLQTLIFLLANFDFSMILGILIISIANIYGIKMYSPKQKKAFINPKVFDFSLGLAALIGLSYFLYSIFNGSCVYGLYIGIIFYVLIFIYIFKPFNKKINTENKEITLTEKFILVFILTGTIISILTGIEGFYSIQITQNQLINFWNHFYMNMSFIIIIFYIFFIGFLYYIEKNITNPIESISSSVNEYTNSKNKIEDSNNIVKKLNSLQNKQIEIEILVESFEQMIKDLKLYMLDLKNITAEKERINTELNIATNIQKSILPKEFLTSQGNGKFDISATSYPAKEVGGDFYDFFFIDDDHVTIVIGDVSGKGIPAALFMMLSKTLIKKEALYESNPKNIFKNVNNQLARDNSENMFVTAWMGILEIKTGMLTYVNAGHNPPLLKTSSRYKPLKSKPNFVLGPIDDIDYTQNEIKLEKGDRIFLYTDGITEAINSKKEFFGEKSLINILNNSDLPIRDLLVKVKEECDEFSKNLEQFDDITMLILEYKV from the coding sequence ATGAATATAGATGAATCTAGGCTAAATTATGATAGTTATAGTTCGAAACTAATTATATTAATAATTTGTTCAATTATTTTCATTATAATAGCCATTCCTTTTCGTTATTTCTTCCCAGTTTTAAATATATCTCAATTAAGACCTTCAAGTGCTTTACCTCCTGCTTTTGGAATGATGTTTGGATTCTGGGGTGCATTAGGAGCAGCTCTTGGAGATTTAGTTTCTGATATAATTATTGGATATCCTTTAGTTATAGTGGTCTTTGGTTTTATTGCTAATTTTTTGTTTGGATATATTTCTTATAAATTATGGTATAGTTTTAATATAGGGGATAAACTTACTAAACCTAGGTTAGATACATTAAATAATCTTTTAAAATTTATTATTGTGATTACAACAACATCTTTAATAATGACTGCCTTATTATCTTTTTTATTAGAATCAGTAGGAATTTTAAGTTTTGTTTCTTTACAAACTTTAATATTTTTATTAGCTAACTTTGATTTTTCCATGATTTTGGGGATTCTGATTATTTCAATTGCTAATATCTATGGAATTAAAATGTATTCTCCAAAACAAAAAAAAGCATTTATTAATCCTAAAGTATTCGATTTTTCATTAGGACTAGCTGCTTTAATAGGATTATCTTATTTTTTATATTCAATATTTAATGGATCTTGTGTATATGGTTTATATATAGGGATTATATTTTATGTTCTTATTTTCATTTACATTTTTAAACCATTTAATAAAAAAATTAATACTGAAAACAAGGAAATAACTTTAACAGAAAAGTTCATATTAGTATTTATACTAACTGGTACGATAATTTCTATTTTAACAGGAATTGAAGGGTTTTATTCTATTCAAATTACTCAAAATCAATTAATAAACTTTTGGAATCATTTCTATATGAATATGAGTTTCATTATTATCATATTTTATATTTTTTTCATTGGATTTTTATACTATATTGAAAAAAACATTACTAATCCTATTGAATCTATTTCTAGTTCTGTTAATGAATATACAAATAGTAAAAATAAGATTGAAGATTCTAATAATATAGTAAAAAAATTAAACAGTCTGCAAAATAAACAAATTGAAATTGAAATTTTGGTAGAATCATTTGAACAAATGATTAAGGATTTAAAATTATATATGTTGGATTTAAAAAATATTACTGCAGAAAAAGAAAGAATTAATACAGAATTGAATATTGCAACTAATATTCAAAAATCCATACTTCCAAAAGAATTTTTAACATCTCAAGGAAATGGAAAATTTGATATTTCTGCAACTTCATATCCTGCAAAAGAAGTTGGAGGAGATTTCTATGATTTCTTCTTCATTGATGATGATCATGTAACTATTGTTATAGGGGATGTTTCAGGTAAAGGTATTCCTGCAGCACTATTCATGATGTTATCTAAGACTCTTATAAAGAAAGAAGCATTATATGAATCAAATCCTAAGAATATATTTAAAAATGTTAATAATCAACTTGCAAGAGATAACTCTGAAAACATGTTTGTAACTGCCTGGATGGGTATTTTAGAGATAAAAACTGGTATGCTCACTTATGTAAATGCAGGACATAATCCTCCTTTACTGAAAACTTCTTCAAGATATAAACCACTTAAATCCAAACCAAACTTTGTTTTAGGGCCAATAGATGATATTGATTATACTCAAAATGAAATAAAGCTGGAAAAAGGAGATAGAATATTTTTGTATACTGATGGTATAACAGAAGCTATTAATAGTAAAAAAGAGTTTTTTGGAGAAAAAAGTTTAATAAATATATTGAATAACTCAGATTTACCTATACGTGATTTATTAGTGAAAGTAAAAGAAGAATGTGATGAATTTTCTAAAAATCTTGAGCAATTTGATGATATAACTATGCTGATTTTAGAATATAAAGTTTGA
- a CDS encoding DHH family phosphoesterase, with amino-acid sequence MRKKCPNCKGTGSSKVDQKVCDSCDGTGFQDSFETKNHFKGVNTNAKAKFDLEIEEDVPCEVCKGKGVIDINEKCQTCEGIGEINVCKSCNKIVPESTNYCTECKIKLEKEREIKEKEELEKMKLEEELRKKPTKVFVLDPLCEMEDLEIGLIYKGKITRVEKYGVFVSLNNQVWGLMRTGNPNYSVGDEIFVKITEIKPHKREVDMGPANIIGDIEIEKVKKNISRSQIGSLTNKDIGKVVRIEGEIIQIQQTSGPTIFTITDETAITWAAAFDEAGVRVYPHIETGDIVEVMGEVNQHSGKIQIESEIIEKLEGEKEDKIRQIIEKALDEKAEPENVPTLIKSPILDKLQPKMREAAKTIRKAIMDGRTILLRHHADADGISAGVAMEKAVIPLLREISPSTDAEWHYFRRSPSKAPFYELEDVIKDLSFALEDLERHGQKLPLIVLLDNGSTEEDVLALMKAKIYDIEIVVIDHHFPGEVKDGKVEVDEFVDTHVNPYLVGGDSQITAGALAVEVANIINPEIKELISHLPGVAALGDHAESNEAEQYIELAEEKGFSREDLDKIAACVDFEAYFLRFMNGRGIMDTILAVDNIDKHEKLVNALYKEYNKRIATQLKATLPNVKEEKLPNGIHFNVLDVEKYAHKFTFPAPGKTCGFVHDKYVKDLGDKTPIITLCYGPDFGVIRATEVIHKKFGFNLNEIIWKLQEKIPEAGIDGGGHEVAGSIKFIEGLLKEVLGSFAEEISNMDEI; translated from the coding sequence ATGAGAAAAAAATGCCCTAATTGTAAAGGAACAGGATCTTCAAAAGTTGATCAAAAAGTATGTGATTCCTGTGATGGAACAGGTTTTCAAGATAGTTTTGAAACTAAAAACCATTTTAAAGGTGTAAATACTAATGCTAAAGCTAAATTTGATTTAGAAATAGAAGAAGATGTACCCTGTGAAGTTTGCAAAGGAAAAGGTGTAATTGATATTAATGAAAAATGTCAAACTTGTGAAGGAATAGGAGAAATTAATGTTTGTAAGTCTTGTAACAAAATAGTTCCAGAAAGCACTAATTATTGCACAGAATGTAAAATCAAATTAGAAAAAGAGAGAGAAATAAAAGAAAAAGAGGAATTAGAAAAAATGAAGCTAGAAGAAGAACTTAGAAAAAAACCAACAAAAGTATTTGTATTAGATCCTCTTTGTGAGATGGAAGATTTAGAAATAGGTTTAATCTATAAAGGAAAAATTACAAGAGTAGAAAAGTATGGAGTATTTGTTAGTTTAAACAATCAAGTTTGGGGTTTGATGAGAACTGGAAACCCAAATTATTCAGTTGGAGATGAAATATTTGTAAAAATAACTGAAATTAAGCCTCACAAAAGAGAAGTAGATATGGGGCCAGCTAACATAATTGGAGATATAGAAATAGAGAAAGTTAAGAAGAATATCTCCAGAAGCCAAATAGGATCTCTTACTAACAAAGATATAGGAAAAGTTGTTAGAATAGAAGGAGAAATTATACAAATACAACAAACTTCAGGACCAACAATTTTCACAATTACTGATGAAACAGCTATTACATGGGCAGCTGCATTTGATGAAGCAGGTGTTAGAGTTTATCCACACATTGAAACCGGAGACATTGTTGAAGTAATGGGGGAAGTGAATCAACATAGTGGTAAAATTCAAATCGAATCTGAAATAATAGAAAAATTAGAAGGTGAAAAAGAAGATAAAATCCGTCAAATAATTGAAAAAGCACTAGATGAAAAAGCAGAACCTGAAAATGTACCAACACTAATTAAAAGTCCAATATTAGATAAATTACAACCAAAAATGAGAGAAGCTGCAAAAACAATACGAAAAGCTATAATGGACGGTAGAACTATTTTACTTAGACATCATGCAGATGCAGATGGAATATCTGCAGGAGTAGCTATGGAAAAAGCGGTTATCCCATTACTTAGAGAAATAAGCCCAAGTACTGATGCAGAATGGCATTATTTCAGAAGATCGCCGAGTAAAGCCCCATTTTATGAGCTTGAAGATGTTATAAAAGACCTTTCTTTTGCTCTTGAAGATTTGGAAAGACATGGACAAAAATTACCCCTTATTGTGCTTTTAGATAATGGTTCAACAGAAGAAGATGTTCTCGCACTTATGAAAGCTAAAATATATGATATTGAGATTGTTGTAATCGATCATCACTTCCCAGGCGAAGTAAAAGATGGGAAAGTAGAAGTAGATGAGTTTGTAGATACTCATGTTAACCCATATCTTGTTGGAGGAGACTCACAGATTACTGCAGGAGCATTAGCTGTTGAAGTAGCTAATATAATTAATCCTGAAATAAAAGAACTCATAAGTCACCTTCCAGGAGTAGCTGCACTTGGTGACCATGCAGAATCAAATGAAGCAGAACAATATATAGAATTAGCTGAAGAAAAAGGTTTTAGTAGAGAAGACCTTGATAAAATAGCTGCTTGTGTTGATTTTGAAGCATACTTTTTAAGATTCATGAATGGTAGAGGAATCATGGATACAATACTTGCAGTTGATAATATTGATAAGCATGAAAAGCTTGTTAATGCATTATATAAAGAGTATAATAAAAGAATAGCTACACAATTAAAAGCTACACTTCCAAATGTAAAAGAAGAAAAACTTCCTAATGGAATACATTTCAATGTTCTTGATGTTGAAAAGTATGCTCATAAATTTACTTTTCCTGCTCCAGGAAAGACTTGTGGATTTGTTCATGACAAATATGTAAAAGATCTTGGAGATAAAACACCAATAATAACACTCTGTTATGGACCTGATTTTGGAGTGATTAGAGCAACAGAAGTTATACATAAAAAGTTTGGTTTTAACTTAAATGAAATCATATGGAAGCTTCAAGAAAAAATACCAGAAGCTGGAATAGATGGTGGTGGACATGAAGTCGCAGGTTCCATAAAGTTTATAGAAGGTTTATTAAAAGAAGTATTGGGTAGTTTTGCAGAAGAAATTTCAAACATGGATGAAATATAA
- a CDS encoding outer membrane protein assembly factor BamB family protein, with translation MKINNKTAFKKTIFIIILIAIFILNINYISAATINNETGSSLNEAIQNSTNNETILMEEGIYQRGVNSSDEHRDYGIIIDKNITIIGNSNSTIIDLTGKDSRAFNITKTGYLTLINITIRNSNQLGNKGGIIYNEGFLSLINCTFINNTLYGNLIDDNLSGGVIYNSGSNVLIENSSFINNKLISNNQTASGAVIYNNGDNLTIKNSIFNNNTISSSNSTVSGSVIYNSGHNFQIINNSFFNNTLSSSKGYGGVIYNNGNNFQISNSNFSKNTLSASTGYGGVIYNNGNSFQINNTNFFNNTHNSMGAGSPGYGGIIYNKGYDFQINNSNFSNTGLSAWFGYGGVIYNEGNNYLVENSYFKNNGINNGGGGAAGYGGIFYNTGDFLNLKNSYFINSIVSSGGGGAAAYGGVVYNTGNFLNISECYFTNSTVSSSGGGASSYGGVIFNIGNNSSFSLSNFTNTRITSGGASATSRGGAIYNEGNNLIVKNSYFLDNTISNDLGNTLYNKGQNISLNYNVIIDNYSKSVYNEQVNNTLNASYNWWGNNNGSRVLNCIVDNYYEITITNSDVLNKYTNDQFNFTYYFHLNNTNNTYGIDLLPYFNVEFFNNGGSIAEIPSKFDGRVANYSFTINLKHEFNNITIVTNKNMVYNIIFIYDTYIDYNNTSGFGNRLVNLSALLVNSKGNPISNQIINFYIDDTYLGSAITDKNGIAILSWLANKSGKLDIKVVLNKTTNYINSDNEGWLNITPSNFTIYIQNFTSKYNQYIIYNIYVFDKSIETLGLNGVLNIGIDGKDYYINIVNGYGMGSWLANKTGIINYTAYFHDPAYNDLNLKGHFNITNANANIIITNNTGTYNKNLIYYISATDGDLNLNGQLTITINGKNYYINIINGRGNGTYYANKTGIINYTAKFESYGYNSQTYKGYFNIVNSNVTNEENPFQQPTIDSDVIKWFYRIYIIGSPVVNGNIIYANAYNGTVYAFNRDGQIIFTYDTGSYLINSPTIGKSGTIYVVSWDNKLHALKPDGTLKWIFDAGDSNFGVSPITDENEIIYFTSQNGTLFAVNPNGTLKWKYQLHESYIYNYSSNYVEFRSGNMAIGPDGTVYVINNYREGNNNIFKTTLLAINNNGTFKWEYQLEQKYSIASYNTPIVGKDGIIYLTANDGSDKKEGCSVYAITSVGTLKWKWNSDKTVQQAYGIYLTHNGTAYIMFEDKLRAFYNGNLIWEFDHGGVSEGYLAPIVDNDGIIYIGTKNGLFVINPDGTLKWNKTTDSITSSIAIGKDGTIYFIDNKKIYALNKPQANFTITIEKLKVEFNDNSKGNNFEYYWDFGDGTTSTEYNPTHRYKDYGTYTITLKIKNQEFEDTIQKTINLKEILPPTIKSNIPSGKYNSAINIKFTSDSETNVMYYTINGGEPIIGINKYSGQTINLNKTTTIKIIAIDIYNNTSPVYTYIFNIELPKNNTTKNTTKIYKSDLIISKITYSKGYYYFKIINKGNKTSQTSKMLLKYNKKYYKTITIPKIYAGDSKTIKSKFYAKLLHKTKYAYLNYNKKLIESNYKNNKVKFKTKYTLKNPKPDLILLKIERIYPTGSHANDPKYYNTTIYNCTIKNQGDANSGPTKMKVSISSTMYKIVNIPSIAKGKTIGYILFFFNQSSHLNYTNNNHKTKTVELNYDKKVTESTYTNNKITFKESYLRYKPDLQVTSIKRSGNTYSVKIKNKGTGDSTASKLMIWYSDTKYKIISVPAIKKGTTKLIKINFYKYSTHKNIYKYINLNYDRMVTESNYNNNIIKFKI, from the coding sequence ATGAAAATAAATAATAAAACAGCTTTTAAGAAGACAATCTTTATAATAATATTAATTGCAATTTTTATTTTAAATATTAATTATATATCTGCAGCAACAATTAACAATGAAACAGGTTCTAGTTTAAATGAAGCCATTCAAAATTCTACTAACAATGAAACTATACTTATGGAAGAGGGTATATATCAAAGAGGAGTAAACAGTTCTGATGAACATAGAGACTATGGTATTATAATTGATAAAAACATCACGATTATAGGAAATTCAAACTCAACTATAATAGACCTAACAGGAAAAGATTCAAGAGCCTTCAATATAACTAAAACAGGATATTTAACTTTAATCAATATAACAATACGGAATAGTAACCAATTAGGCAATAAAGGAGGTATAATATATAACGAAGGTTTTTTAAGTTTGATTAATTGTACTTTCATAAATAATACTTTATATGGTAATTTAATAGATGATAATCTTTCTGGAGGAGTGATATATAATTCAGGAAGTAATGTTTTAATAGAAAATTCTAGTTTTATTAATAATAAATTAATTAGCAATAATCAAACAGCTTCTGGTGCGGTCATATATAACAATGGAGACAATTTAACAATAAAAAATTCTATTTTTAATAATAATACAATTTCTTCATCTAATTCCACAGTTTCAGGGTCAGTAATATATAATTCAGGACATAATTTTCAAATAATCAATAATTCTTTTTTTAACAACACACTATCTTCATCAAAAGGATATGGAGGAGTGATATATAATAATGGAAACAATTTCCAAATAAGCAATAGTAACTTTTCTAAAAATACTCTTTCTGCATCAACAGGATATGGAGGAGTAATATATAATAATGGAAATAGCTTCCAAATAAATAATACAAATTTTTTTAACAATACACATAATAGTATGGGAGCTGGTTCTCCAGGATATGGAGGAATTATATATAATAAGGGATATGACTTCCAAATAAACAATAGTAACTTTTCAAATACTGGTTTGTCTGCATGGTTTGGTTATGGAGGTGTTATATATAATGAAGGAAATAATTATCTAGTTGAAAATTCTTATTTTAAAAATAATGGAATAAATAATGGTGGAGGAGGTGCTGCTGGTTATGGTGGTATCTTTTATAATACAGGAGACTTTTTAAACCTGAAAAATTCTTATTTTATAAATAGTATAGTGTCTTCTGGTGGAGGAGGTGCTGCTGCCTATGGTGGTGTTGTCTATAACACAGGAAACTTTTTAAATATTAGTGAATGTTATTTCACAAATAGTACAGTATCTTCTAGTGGAGGAGGTGCTAGTAGCTATGGAGGCGTAATTTTTAATATAGGTAATAATTCTTCATTTAGCTTAAGTAATTTTACCAATACACGTATCACTTCAGGTGGTGCTAGTGCAACATCTCGTGGAGGAGCTATATACAATGAAGGGAATAACCTAATAGTTAAAAATTCTTATTTTTTAGATAATACAATATCTAATGATCTTGGTAATACTTTATATAATAAAGGTCAAAATATAAGTCTTAATTATAATGTTATTATCGATAACTATTCAAAATCAGTATACAATGAACAAGTTAATAATACTCTTAATGCATCCTATAATTGGTGGGGAAATAATAATGGATCTCGAGTATTGAATTGTATTGTTGACAATTACTATGAGATAACAATAACAAATTCAGATGTATTAAACAAATATACAAATGATCAATTTAATTTTACTTATTATTTCCATTTGAATAATACTAATAATACATATGGTATTGATTTATTACCTTATTTTAATGTGGAATTTTTTAATAATGGTGGAAGTATAGCTGAAATTCCTAGTAAGTTTGATGGTAGAGTTGCTAATTATTCATTTACAATTAACTTAAAACATGAATTTAATAATATTACTATAGTGACAAATAAAAATATGGTTTATAACATAATTTTTATTTACGATACATATATTGATTATAACAATACTTCAGGATTTGGTAATCGTTTGGTAAACTTAAGTGCTTTATTAGTAAATTCTAAAGGAAATCCTATATCTAATCAAATTATTAACTTTTATATTGATGATACATACTTAGGAAGTGCAATTACAGATAAAAATGGTATAGCTATTTTATCATGGTTAGCTAATAAGTCTGGGAAACTTGATATAAAAGTTGTCTTAAATAAAACTACAAACTATATTAATTCAGATAATGAAGGTTGGTTAAATATAACTCCAAGTAACTTTACTATTTATATTCAAAATTTCACAAGTAAATATAATCAATACATAATCTATAATATCTATGTTTTTGATAAGTCAATTGAAACACTAGGGTTAAATGGAGTATTAAACATTGGAATTGATGGAAAAGATTACTATATTAATATTGTTAATGGATATGGAATGGGTTCTTGGTTAGCAAACAAAACAGGAATCATAAACTATACAGCATACTTCCATGATCCTGCATATAATGACCTCAATCTTAAAGGGCACTTTAATATAACTAATGCAAATGCAAATATAATCATTACAAATAACACAGGCACATACAATAAAAACTTAATATACTACATTAGTGCTACCGACGGAGATTTAAACTTAAATGGTCAACTTACAATCACAATCAATGGAAAAAACTACTATATAAACATAATAAATGGTAGAGGAAATGGAACATACTATGCAAATAAAACAGGAATCATAAATTATACTGCTAAATTTGAATCTTATGGTTACAATTCCCAAACATATAAAGGATATTTTAACATCGTTAATTCAAATGTCACAAATGAAGAAAATCCATTCCAACAACCAACAATAGACTCTGATGTAATAAAATGGTTTTATAGAATATATATAATAGGATCTCCTGTTGTAAATGGTAATATAATCTATGCCAATGCATACAATGGAACAGTTTATGCTTTCAACCGAGATGGACAAATAATATTCACTTATGACACTGGAAGCTACTTAATCAATTCACCAACAATAGGTAAAAGTGGAACAATATATGTTGTAAGTTGGGATAACAAACTACATGCTTTAAAACCTGATGGAACACTCAAATGGATATTTGATGCAGGAGATTCCAATTTCGGAGTTTCACCTATAACCGATGAAAATGAAATAATATACTTTACAAGTCAAAACGGAACATTATTTGCAGTAAATCCTAATGGAACCTTAAAATGGAAATATCAACTTCATGAATCATACATATACAATTATAGCTCCAATTATGTAGAATTTAGATCAGGAAATATGGCAATTGGACCAGATGGAACAGTATATGTAATTAACAATTACAGAGAAGGAAATAATAATATCTTCAAAACAACCCTTCTTGCAATTAACAATAACGGCACATTTAAATGGGAATACCAATTAGAGCAAAAATACTCAATAGCAAGCTATAACACACCGATAGTTGGAAAAGATGGAATAATATATTTAACTGCAAATGATGGTAGTGATAAAAAAGAAGGATGTTCAGTATATGCAATAACTTCAGTTGGAACTTTAAAATGGAAATGGAATTCTGATAAAACAGTGCAACAAGCATATGGAATTTATTTAACACATAATGGAACAGCTTACATAATGTTCGAGGACAAATTGAGAGCATTTTACAATGGTAACTTAATATGGGAATTTGATCATGGTGGAGTATCAGAAGGATATTTAGCACCAATTGTTGATAATGATGGAATTATATACATAGGAACCAAAAATGGTCTTTTTGTTATTAATCCAGATGGAACATTAAAATGGAATAAAACAACAGACTCCATAACATCATCAATTGCTATTGGAAAAGATGGAACAATATATTTTATTGACAATAAGAAAATTTATGCATTAAACAAACCTCAAGCTAATTTTACAATTACAATCGAAAAACTAAAAGTTGAATTTAATGACAATTCTAAAGGTAATAACTTCGAATACTATTGGGACTTTGGAGATGGAACCACCTCAACAGAATACAACCCAACCCACAGATATAAAGACTATGGAACATATACCATAACACTAAAAATAAAAAACCAAGAATTTGAAGATACAATACAAAAAACAATAAATCTTAAAGAAATATTACCTCCAACAATAAAAAGCAATATACCAAGTGGTAAATATAACAGTGCAATAAATATCAAATTTACAAGTGATAGTGAAACCAATGTAATGTACTACACAATCAATGGAGGAGAGCCAATAATAGGAATAAATAAATATTCAGGACAAACAATCAATTTAAATAAAACAACAACAATCAAAATAATAGCAATAGATATATACAACAATACATCTCCAGTTTATACATATATTTTCAATATAGAACTTCCTAAAAATAACACAACAAAAAACACAACAAAAATATATAAATCAGATCTAATAATCTCTAAAATCACATACTCAAAAGGATATTATTACTTTAAAATCATCAACAAAGGAAATAAAACATCACAAACAAGTAAAATGTTATTAAAATACAATAAAAAATATTATAAAACAATAACAATACCTAAGATATATGCTGGAGATAGTAAAACAATAAAATCAAAATTCTATGCAAAATTATTACATAAAACAAAATACGCATACCTAAACTACAATAAAAAACTCATAGAATCAAACTATAAAAACAATAAGGTTAAATTTAAAACCAAATATACACTAAAAAATCCAAAACCAGACTTAATATTACTAAAAATCGAAAGAATATACCCAACAGGATCACATGCTAATGACCCAAAATATTACAACACAACAATATATAATTGCACTATAAAAAATCAGGGGGATGCAAACAGTGGCCCAACCAAAATGAAAGTATCAATAAGCTCAACAATGTACAAAATAGTAAATATTCCAAGTATAGCAAAAGGAAAAACTATAGGATATATTTTATTCTTCTTTAATCAATCATCACATTTAAACTACACAAACAATAATCATAAAACAAAAACAGTAGAACTTAACTATGATAAAAAAGTAACTGAATCAACATATACAAACAATAAAATAACATTTAAAGAATCTTACCTTAGATATAAACCAGATTTACAAGTAACAAGTATCAAAAGAAGTGGAAATACCTACTCTGTTAAAATAAAAAATAAAGGAACTGGAGATTCAACAGCAAGCAAATTAATGATTTGGTATAGTGACACAAAATACAAAATAATAAGCGTGCCTGCAATAAAAAAAGGAACAACTAAACTTATTAAAATCAACTTTTATAAATACTCAACACACAAAAACATATACAAATATATAAACCTAAACTATGATAGAATGGTTACAGAATCAAACTATAATAACAACATAATAAAATTTAAAATATAA
- a CDS encoding ATP-binding protein, protein MDKLIVHAEIEKLDKVLDFISNQLKTYNFSKKFEIQLELATEEIFVNIANYAYKKDSKNNEVAIYSFFNEDNSTLTVKFVDNGIPFNPLEEKIPNTTLDSEMREIGGLGIFLARRNVDEINYQYKKGNNVLTFKKLLK, encoded by the coding sequence ATGGATAAACTTATTGTTCATGCAGAAATCGAGAAATTAGATAAAGTATTGGATTTTATTAGTAATCAGTTAAAAACATATAATTTTTCAAAAAAGTTTGAAATACAATTAGAACTTGCTACAGAGGAAATATTTGTTAATATAGCTAATTATGCTTATAAAAAAGACTCTAAAAATAATGAAGTTGCTATATATTCGTTTTTTAATGAAGATAACTCAACATTAACTGTTAAATTTGTTGATAATGGAATTCCTTTCAATCCTCTTGAAGAAAAAATTCCAAATACAACTTTAGATTCTGAAATGCGAGAAATTGGTGGGCTGGGGATATTTCTTGCAAGAAGAAATGTTGATGAGATTAATTATCAATATAAAAAAGGAAATAACGTTTTAACATTTAAAAAACTATTAAAATGA